A single genomic interval of Microbacterium sp. LWO14-1.2 harbors:
- a CDS encoding helix-turn-helix transcriptional regulator: MSTPIDSAVLRSLQDAREAEDWDTVLVLLRDEWSALVQDAPQAVIDVIRALPPDVLAQNSRLRLAEQYLRRTFDGQPEGRAYTDIISDDPAAAPLDRLAALTGRIAVARGAGRHRDAVRATQSAVSMLRSIPVEVIPTFANALPEFHYHWGVAFLLVSRFDDALEQFAQSHDWSVSVGNRMVDSRSVGAASLIHALHGRGRDAAEWLGRMPEIPEGAWWADDAVTPARLAEAILHTERLEPDAARVVLSGVDIRLAPDYWGPYFALRAFLTPDDPGDAQALLSEFDAFVGGLAPEYANVPLNAEYSSIVRYLLLQILHQPQRASRALGDLPVDTASSVVRQTGATLHAFRLFALDRGAEARAVVAPLLQASSAHPRVLVPSLLIAADTDVVDQRDELLRRAAALASWNRCHAALALGSAKTRQRLAELVDERGDHDIADRLRAVVDNAAIAGTDALTRRENAVVRAAVAGRSNVEIAADHHVSVNTVKTHLRTAYRKLGVSNRAQLQQLFQLGR; the protein is encoded by the coding sequence ATGAGCACACCGATCGACAGCGCCGTCCTGCGTTCGCTGCAGGACGCGCGTGAGGCGGAGGACTGGGATACAGTCCTCGTGCTGCTCCGAGACGAGTGGAGCGCCCTCGTGCAGGACGCTCCGCAGGCGGTGATCGACGTCATCCGCGCACTGCCGCCGGACGTGCTGGCGCAGAACTCGCGGCTCCGCCTCGCCGAGCAGTATCTGCGGCGCACCTTCGACGGCCAACCGGAGGGGCGCGCGTACACCGACATCATCTCCGACGACCCGGCCGCTGCGCCGCTCGACCGTCTGGCCGCGCTGACGGGACGCATCGCCGTCGCCCGCGGGGCGGGTCGTCATCGGGATGCCGTCAGGGCCACCCAATCCGCGGTGTCGATGCTGCGCAGCATCCCCGTCGAGGTGATCCCGACGTTCGCCAACGCCCTCCCCGAGTTCCACTACCACTGGGGCGTCGCGTTCCTGCTCGTGAGCCGGTTCGACGATGCTCTCGAGCAGTTCGCGCAGAGCCACGACTGGTCCGTGTCGGTCGGCAATCGGATGGTGGACTCCCGCTCGGTCGGCGCCGCGTCGCTGATCCACGCCCTGCACGGTCGCGGTCGGGACGCCGCGGAGTGGCTCGGCAGGATGCCGGAGATCCCCGAGGGCGCCTGGTGGGCGGATGACGCCGTCACTCCCGCGCGACTGGCGGAAGCCATCCTCCACACCGAGCGCCTGGAACCCGACGCCGCCCGTGTCGTGCTCTCCGGCGTCGACATCCGTCTCGCTCCGGACTACTGGGGGCCGTATTTCGCGCTCCGCGCCTTCCTGACGCCCGACGACCCCGGCGACGCGCAGGCGCTGCTGTCGGAGTTCGACGCGTTCGTCGGCGGGCTCGCCCCGGAGTATGCGAACGTCCCGCTCAACGCCGAGTACTCGAGCATCGTGCGGTACCTGCTCCTGCAGATCCTGCATCAGCCGCAGCGAGCGTCTCGGGCGCTCGGGGATCTGCCGGTCGACACCGCGTCGAGCGTCGTGCGGCAGACCGGCGCGACACTGCACGCCTTCCGGCTGTTCGCCCTCGACCGGGGTGCGGAGGCGCGCGCGGTCGTCGCACCCCTGCTGCAGGCCTCGAGTGCGCACCCGCGCGTGCTCGTCCCCTCGCTGCTGATCGCTGCTGACACCGACGTCGTCGACCAGCGCGACGAACTGCTGCGCCGCGCGGCGGCGCTGGCGAGCTGGAATCGCTGCCACGCGGCCCTCGCCCTCGGATCGGCGAAGACCCGGCAGCGCCTCGCCGAGCTCGTGGACGAACGCGGCGACCACGACATCGCCGACAGGTTGCGCGCCGTCGTCGACAACGCAGCGATCGCGGGCACCGACGCTCTGACGAGACGCGAGAACGCGGTCGTGCGCGCTGCGGTCGCCGGTCGGTCGAACGTCGAGATCGCCGCCGACCACCACGTCAGCGTCAACACCGTGAAGACCCACCTGCGCACGGCGTATCGCAAGCTCGGGGTGTCGAACAGGGCCCAACTGCAGCAGCTGTTCCAACTCGGGCGCTGA
- the rplI gene encoding 50S ribosomal protein L9, with protein sequence MAKLILTNEVAGLGSAGDVVEVKNGYARNYLIPQGFATAWTRGGEKQVASIQAARQARAIHDRDEAVALKNSIEDTKVRLAVKAGNEGRLFGSVKTADVADAVAAAGLGSIDKRKVHITSAIKSVGEHEATVRLHDDVTAVITLQVVAAK encoded by the coding sequence ATGGCAAAGCTGATTCTCACGAACGAGGTCGCCGGGCTCGGAAGCGCCGGTGACGTGGTCGAGGTCAAGAACGGGTACGCCCGCAACTACCTCATCCCCCAGGGCTTCGCTACGGCGTGGACCCGCGGTGGCGAAAAGCAGGTCGCTTCGATCCAGGCTGCTCGTCAGGCTCGCGCGATCCACGACCGCGACGAGGCCGTGGCGCTGAAGAACTCGATCGAAGACACCAAGGTCCGCCTGGCTGTCAAGGCCGGTAACGAGGGTCGTCTCTTCGGTTCGGTCAAGACCGCCGATGTCGCCGACGCTGTCGCGGCCGCCGGTCTCGGTTCGATCGACAAGCGCAAGGTGCACATCACCTCCGCGATCAAGTCGGTCGGCGAGCACGAGGCCACCGTCCGTCTGCACGACGACGTGACCGCTGTCATCACCCTGCAGGTCGTCGCCGCCAAGTAA
- a CDS encoding helix-turn-helix domain-containing protein yields MRQVRADAVRSRQRILDVAREHPRSSLSLNAIARDAGLGVGTVYRHFPTVHALVEALSVETLERMVEIARAASAQDDTRSALATFLENALALQLEDGGLQAVLLSPDDEEDDVRALKVEIFESFEAVLDRARRERLVRDDLTIVQLEHLICGVEHAVRLGDHGDRRLFLDVLLGGIRPE; encoded by the coding sequence ATGCGACAGGTGCGGGCGGATGCGGTGCGCAGCCGCCAGCGGATCCTCGATGTCGCTCGCGAGCATCCGCGCAGCTCTCTGAGCCTGAACGCCATCGCCCGAGACGCCGGGCTCGGTGTCGGGACCGTCTACCGCCACTTTCCGACCGTGCATGCGCTCGTCGAGGCGCTCTCCGTCGAGACGCTGGAGCGCATGGTCGAGATCGCGCGCGCCGCCTCCGCGCAGGACGACACCCGCTCCGCTCTCGCGACCTTCCTGGAGAACGCCCTCGCCCTGCAGCTGGAAGACGGCGGACTGCAGGCCGTCCTGCTCTCGCCCGACGACGAGGAAGACGACGTGCGGGCTCTCAAGGTCGAGATCTTCGAGTCGTTCGAGGCCGTGCTCGACCGAGCGCGCCGCGAGCGGCTGGTGCGCGACGACCTCACCATCGTCCAGCTCGAGCACCTCATCTGCGGTGTCGAGCACGCCGTCCGCCTCGGCGACCACGGCGACCGTCGCCTGTTCCTCGACGTCCTCCTCGGCGGCATCCGACCTGAGTGA
- a CDS encoding PmoA family protein translates to MTEAFPASQAFQAIHDIGRSVTVRDGEIELFRYTYAPDHPQLESPRPYLHPLRTRGGDLVSLYRPHDHVWHKGISWALPVIDDENFWGGWSYVHGQGYVSLPNNGEQRAMGEVAVTVGEAVTIAHELQWITQAGEHWFDERRVLTAAPVSETAWALSFETRMTNVRGSAVSFGSPTTRGRENAGYGGLFWRGPRSFTGGTLVAPGVQGRDELRGQRHEWMGFAGRHDGVDRSSLLLMLDDDRNPHHPPQWFARSDEFAALNPAPFFSEETVVAAGDTLHHRYGVGVADGTVDDAAGLADAVRDLVRSAG, encoded by the coding sequence ATGACCGAGGCGTTCCCGGCGAGCCAGGCGTTCCAGGCGATCCACGACATCGGCCGCAGCGTGACCGTGCGCGACGGGGAGATCGAGCTGTTCCGGTACACCTACGCCCCCGACCACCCGCAGCTCGAGTCGCCGCGGCCGTACCTGCATCCGCTCCGCACCCGTGGCGGCGACCTCGTGAGCCTGTACCGTCCGCACGACCACGTGTGGCACAAGGGCATCTCCTGGGCGCTGCCGGTCATCGACGACGAGAACTTCTGGGGTGGCTGGTCGTACGTGCACGGGCAGGGGTACGTATCGCTGCCGAACAACGGCGAGCAGCGTGCGATGGGCGAGGTCGCGGTCACGGTGGGGGAGGCCGTGACCATCGCGCACGAGCTGCAGTGGATCACCCAGGCGGGCGAGCACTGGTTCGACGAGAGGCGCGTGCTGACCGCGGCGCCGGTCTCGGAGACCGCGTGGGCCCTGAGCTTCGAGACGAGGATGACCAACGTGCGGGGGAGCGCCGTCTCCTTCGGGTCGCCGACCACGAGGGGGCGGGAGAACGCCGGCTACGGCGGCCTCTTCTGGCGCGGACCGCGGTCGTTCACGGGCGGCACCCTCGTCGCGCCGGGTGTGCAGGGGCGCGACGAGCTCCGAGGGCAGCGGCACGAGTGGATGGGGTTCGCCGGGCGGCACGACGGTGTCGACCGTTCGTCGCTGCTGCTCATGCTCGACGACGACCGCAACCCGCATCATCCACCGCAGTGGTTCGCGCGCTCCGACGAGTTCGCGGCCCTCAACCCCGCTCCGTTCTTCAGCGAGGAGACGGTGGTCGCGGCGGGGGACACCCTGCACCACCGCTACGGTGTCGGGGTCGCCGACGGCACGGTCGACGACGCCGCAGGGCTCGCGGATGCCGTGCGCGACCTGGTCCGGAGCGCGGGATGA
- a CDS encoding chaplin family protein has product MRTILKRALWGTLIAGGVTLFGATAANAADTSGADGLLSGTQADAPISVPVTIVDNAISLLGDSSAQAAPAPAPAPAPAPAPAPAPAPAPAPAPATSGADGVASGTQAVVTVTVPVTVSGNGISLLGDSSSAPAAPAPAPAAPAATPSVTTNGADGVLSGSQALLDVDVPITVTGNSLSLLGDSASTGQDAAAPASGSGTSDAAAPSTSGDDGVASGTQVTAPVTAPVNVSGNAISLLGDSSSEGGTAPAAPAGSSAPATGSTTTGDDGILGGSQVTAPITAPVNVSGNAISLLGDSSSEGGTAPAAPAGSGTPSTEASTSGDDSVLGGTQVTAPVTAPVTATGNAISLLGDSATDGGSTPAAPVGSTAPSTGATTNGDDGVASGTQVTAPVTAPVTATGNAISVLGDSDVAGGTAPAAPATGGTSTGGTTSGDDGVLGGTQITAPVTAPVTGTGNAISVLGDSEVTGGSTTGAPTTGGPTTGGVTTGDDGILGGTQITAPITLPITLGGNAISVGGDSTVTGPGTDPGTDPGTDPGTDPGTDPGTDPGTDPGTTPGTTPTTTAAVLSSSGAVTAAGSSQGLAQTGDASSTGLAALAAVLLLLGAGMLLRRRLTV; this is encoded by the coding sequence ATGCGCACCATCCTCAAGCGGGCCCTCTGGGGCACGCTCATCGCCGGCGGGGTCACCCTGTTCGGCGCGACGGCCGCCAACGCGGCCGACACCTCGGGAGCAGACGGACTGCTCTCGGGAACGCAGGCGGACGCCCCCATCTCGGTGCCCGTCACGATCGTCGACAACGCGATCTCGCTGCTCGGAGATTCCTCCGCGCAGGCGGCTCCGGCGCCCGCCCCGGCACCGGCACCCGCTCCGGCCCCGGCTCCCGCACCCGCTCCCGCTCCGGCTCCCGCTCCGGCGACGAGCGGCGCGGACGGTGTCGCGTCGGGCACCCAGGCGGTCGTCACCGTCACCGTCCCCGTGACGGTGAGCGGCAACGGCATCAGCCTCCTGGGCGACTCGTCGAGCGCTCCCGCAGCACCCGCACCCGCACCGGCAGCCCCCGCCGCCACCCCGTCGGTCACCACGAACGGCGCCGACGGCGTGCTCTCGGGTTCGCAGGCGCTGCTCGACGTCGACGTGCCGATCACCGTGACCGGCAACTCGCTCTCGCTCCTCGGCGACAGCGCCTCCACCGGACAGGACGCCGCGGCACCGGCATCCGGGTCCGGCACGTCGGATGCCGCAGCGCCGAGCACCTCGGGTGACGACGGCGTCGCGAGCGGCACGCAGGTCACCGCTCCCGTCACCGCCCCGGTGAACGTCAGCGGCAACGCCATCTCCCTCCTGGGCGACAGCTCGAGCGAGGGCGGCACGGCCCCGGCTGCTCCGGCCGGTTCCTCCGCACCCGCCACGGGTTCGACCACGACCGGAGACGACGGCATCCTGGGCGGCAGCCAGGTCACCGCTCCCATCACCGCCCCGGTGAACGTCAGCGGCAACGCCATCTCCCTCCTGGGCGACAGCTCGAGCGAGGGCGGCACGGCCCCGGCCGCTCCGGCCGGCTCGGGCACTCCGTCGACCGAGGCCTCGACCTCGGGTGACGACAGCGTCCTCGGCGGCACGCAGGTGACCGCTCCCGTCACGGCTCCAGTGACCGCCACCGGCAACGCGATCTCCCTCCTGGGCGACAGCGCCACCGACGGCGGCTCCACGCCGGCCGCTCCGGTCGGTTCGACGGCTCCGTCCACGGGCGCGACCACGAACGGCGACGACGGTGTCGCGAGTGGCACGCAGGTGACCGCTCCCGTCACGGCCCCCGTGACCGCGACCGGCAACGCCATCTCCGTCCTCGGAGACAGCGATGTCGCGGGCGGAACGGCTCCGGCCGCTCCGGCCACCGGCGGCACCTCGACCGGAGGAACCACCTCCGGTGACGACGGCGTCCTCGGCGGAACCCAGATCACCGCTCCCGTCACCGCTCCGGTGACGGGCACCGGCAACGCGATCTCCGTCCTCGGAGACAGCGAGGTCACCGGTGGCTCCACCACCGGAGCCCCGACGACGGGTGGCCCGACCACGGGTGGCGTGACCACCGGTGACGACGGCATCCTCGGCGGAACCCAGATCACCGCGCCCATCACCCTCCCGATCACCCTCGGCGGCAACGCCATCTCGGTCGGAGGCGACAGTACGGTGACCGGTCCCGGCACCGACCCCGGAACGGACCCGGGAACCGACCCCGGCACCGACCCGGGAACGGACCCCGGAACGGATCCTGGCACCGACCCCGGCACCACGCCCGGAACGACCCCGACCACGACGGCAGCTGTGCTGTCGTCGAGCGGAGCCGTGACGGCCGCCGGCTCGTCGCAGGGACTCGCCCAGACGGGTGACGCCTCCTCCACGGGTCTCGCCGCTCTCGCCGCAGTGCTGCTGCTCCTCGGAGCAGGGATGCTGCTGCGTCGCCGCCTGACCGTGTGA
- the rpsF gene encoding 30S ribosomal protein S6 has product MTHQYELMVILTPEIDERQVAPTLDKFLKVITNDGGSIENVDVWGKRRFAYEIQKKTEGIYAVVNFTATSEATQELDRQLKLNEQIMRTKVLRAEEAQAMIASEAKRAEEKAARKSAKAAKA; this is encoded by the coding sequence GTGACGCACCAGTACGAACTCATGGTCATTCTGACCCCCGAGATCGACGAGCGCCAGGTCGCTCCTACGCTCGACAAGTTCCTGAAGGTCATCACCAACGATGGTGGCTCGATCGAGAACGTCGACGTCTGGGGCAAGCGCCGTTTCGCGTACGAGATCCAGAAGAAGACCGAGGGCATCTACGCCGTCGTCAACTTCACCGCGACCAGCGAGGCCACGCAGGAGCTCGACCGTCAGCTCAAGCTGAACGAGCAGATCATGCGCACCAAGGTGCTGCGCGCCGAGGAAGCTCAGGCGATGATCGCTTCCGAGGCCAAGCGTGCCGAGGAGAAGGCTGCTCGCAAGTCCGCCAAGGCAGCGAAGGCGTAA
- the dnaB gene encoding replicative DNA helicase, with protein MSIADISEERLGGQRKPERTPPHDLLAEQSALGGMLLSKDAVADVIETLKGADFYIPKHELIYEAILSLYSHGEPTDVVAVTDELIKTGELSRAGGADYLHTLTSIVPTAANAGYYAGIVSERAILRRLVDAGTRIVQLGYDGQGDATDIVNNAQAEIYSVTGSETAEDYVPLTVAVDAAVEEIEAANGRDGSMTGIPTGFRELDELTNGLHGGQMIVVAARPAMGKSTLALDFARAASIGHDYPSIFFSLEMGKSEIAMRLLSAEGAIPLQNMRKGTLDPRDWTTVASTRGRINDAPLYIDDSPNMTLVEIRAKCRRLKQRAGLKMVIIDYLQLMTSGKRVESRQQEVSEFSRSLKLIAKELQVPVIALSQLNRGPEQRQDKKPAISDLRESGSIEQDADMVILLHRDSVYDKDVRPGEADLIVAKHRNGPTATITVAFQGHYSRFADMAPGGDFN; from the coding sequence GTGTCGATCGCCGACATCTCCGAGGAGCGCCTCGGGGGCCAGCGCAAGCCTGAGCGCACCCCGCCGCACGACCTGCTCGCCGAGCAGAGCGCGCTCGGCGGAATGCTGCTGTCGAAGGATGCCGTCGCCGATGTGATCGAGACGCTCAAGGGCGCCGACTTCTACATCCCCAAGCACGAGCTCATCTACGAGGCGATCCTCTCGCTCTACTCGCACGGCGAGCCCACCGACGTCGTGGCCGTCACCGACGAGCTCATCAAGACGGGCGAGCTGAGTCGCGCCGGCGGCGCCGACTACCTGCACACGCTGACCTCGATCGTCCCGACCGCGGCCAACGCCGGCTACTACGCGGGCATCGTCTCGGAGCGCGCGATCCTGCGTCGTCTGGTCGACGCCGGCACGCGCATCGTGCAGCTCGGGTACGACGGTCAGGGCGATGCGACCGACATCGTGAACAACGCCCAGGCGGAGATCTACTCGGTCACCGGGTCGGAGACGGCCGAGGACTACGTGCCGCTCACGGTGGCCGTCGACGCGGCGGTCGAGGAGATCGAGGCGGCCAACGGGCGCGACGGCTCGATGACCGGCATCCCCACCGGTTTCCGGGAGCTCGACGAGCTCACCAACGGCCTGCACGGCGGACAGATGATCGTCGTCGCCGCCCGACCCGCCATGGGAAAGTCCACCCTCGCCCTCGACTTCGCGCGCGCGGCCTCCATCGGCCACGACTACCCGTCGATCTTCTTCTCGCTCGAGATGGGCAAGAGCGAGATCGCCATGCGTCTGCTCAGTGCCGAGGGCGCGATCCCCCTGCAGAACATGCGCAAGGGAACGCTCGACCCGCGCGACTGGACGACCGTCGCCTCGACCCGCGGGCGCATCAACGACGCTCCGCTCTACATCGACGACAGCCCGAACATGACGCTCGTCGAGATCCGCGCGAAGTGCCGGCGACTCAAGCAGCGCGCCGGTCTGAAGATGGTCATCATCGACTACCTGCAGCTCATGACCTCGGGCAAGCGCGTCGAGTCGCGTCAGCAGGAGGTCTCGGAGTTCTCGCGAAGCCTCAAGCTCATCGCCAAGGAACTGCAGGTTCCCGTCATCGCCCTCTCGCAACTGAACCGTGGCCCCGAGCAGCGGCAGGACAAGAAGCCCGCGATCAGCGACCTGCGTGAGTCCGGCTCGATCGAGCAGGACGCCGACATGGTCATCCTGCTGCACCGCGACTCGGTCTACGACAAGGACGTGCGTCCGGGTGAGGCCGACCTGATCGTCGCGAAGCACCGCAACGGTCCGACCGCGACGATCACCGTCGCGTTCCAGGGTCACTACTCGCGCTTCGCCGACATGGCCCCGGGCGGCGACTTCAACTGA
- the rpsR gene encoding 30S ribosomal protein S18: MAGKSSGDRRKPRKGAKNAAPAKSIRVGVIDYKDVSTLRKFISERGKIRARRITGVSVQEQRLIARAIKNAREMALLPYAGAGR; the protein is encoded by the coding sequence ATGGCTGGAAAGTCGAGCGGCGACCGCCGCAAGCCGCGGAAGGGCGCGAAGAACGCCGCTCCCGCGAAGTCGATCCGGGTCGGTGTCATCGATTACAAGGATGTCTCCACCCTTCGCAAGTTCATCTCGGAGCGTGGAAAGATCCGCGCCCGTCGTATCACCGGTGTCTCCGTGCAGGAGCAGCGTCTGATCGCTCGCGCGATCAAGAACGCTCGCGAGATGGCTCTCCTGCCCTACGCCGGCGCTGGCCGCTGA
- a CDS encoding single-stranded DNA-binding protein, giving the protein MAGETVITVVGNLTADPELRYTQNGLPVANFTIASTPRNFDRQANEWKDGEALFLRASVWREFAEHVAGSLTKGMRVIAQGRLRQRSYQDREGNQRTAIELEVDEIGPSLRYATAQVTRAASNGGGGGGQSRPAQQQVSEEPWSTPGSSTSADAWSTPGSFGDDTPF; this is encoded by the coding sequence ATGGCCGGCGAAACAGTCATCACCGTGGTGGGAAACCTCACGGCCGACCCCGAACTGCGCTACACGCAGAACGGACTGCCGGTGGCGAACTTCACCATCGCGTCGACCCCGCGCAACTTCGACCGTCAGGCGAACGAGTGGAAGGACGGCGAAGCGCTGTTCCTCCGCGCGTCGGTCTGGCGCGAGTTCGCCGAGCACGTGGCGGGTTCGCTGACCAAGGGCATGCGCGTCATCGCGCAGGGCCGTCTGCGTCAGCGCTCCTACCAGGACCGTGAGGGCAACCAGCGCACCGCGATCGAGCTGGAGGTCGATGAGATCGGCCCCTCGCTCCGGTACGCGACCGCGCAGGTCACCCGTGCGGCGTCGAACGGTGGTGGCGGCGGCGGACAGTCCCGTCCCGCCCAGCAGCAGGTGTCGGAGGAGCCGTGGTCCACGCCCGGCTCGTCGACCAGCGCCGATGCCTGGAGCACTCCGGGCAGCTTCGGCGACGACACCCCCTTCTGA
- a CDS encoding SDR family NAD(P)-dependent oxidoreductase, with the protein MTWNPAHLPDQNGRTLVVTGATAGIGYFAAEQLAGAGADVVLASRSASKLERAAASIRDQVPGASVRSVVVDLASLESIDRAADTLRSLPRLDGLLLNGGAMTLTKARGATTQDGLPLLLGTHVVSTVRLLAGILPALVSSAEAHAATGRIVHTSTGFVSRFPADVSDPARVPRLAISAYTKAKTVTEVFAFELDRRLRANEVPVQSLVARPGVGVDAKTPERAGIRDSTTPYQRNPYTPWAQGKDTAAWSSVRALTDPQAEGGEYYSPTGALRGQPIRITPLARTHDPDPEAAASVWAQLEDLAGVTIPVPALR; encoded by the coding sequence GTGACCTGGAACCCCGCCCACCTTCCCGACCAGAACGGTCGCACCCTCGTCGTCACGGGTGCCACGGCCGGCATCGGCTACTTCGCCGCCGAGCAGCTCGCCGGCGCCGGCGCAGACGTCGTGCTCGCCTCACGCTCCGCCTCCAAACTGGAGCGCGCCGCGGCGTCGATCCGCGACCAGGTGCCCGGCGCGTCCGTGCGGAGCGTCGTCGTCGACCTCGCCTCTCTCGAATCGATCGACCGCGCGGCCGACACCCTGCGCTCTCTCCCCCGCCTCGACGGACTGCTGCTCAACGGCGGCGCCATGACGCTGACGAAGGCCCGGGGCGCGACGACCCAGGACGGGCTCCCGCTGCTCCTCGGCACCCACGTCGTGTCGACCGTGCGGCTGCTCGCCGGCATCCTGCCCGCTCTCGTCTCCTCGGCCGAGGCACACGCCGCCACCGGCCGCATCGTGCACACGTCCACCGGATTCGTCAGCCGTTTCCCGGCCGATGTGTCCGACCCCGCCCGCGTCCCGCGACTGGCGATCAGCGCGTACACGAAGGCCAAGACCGTGACCGAGGTGTTCGCCTTCGAGCTCGACCGACGACTGCGTGCGAACGAGGTGCCCGTCCAATCACTCGTCGCCCGCCCCGGCGTCGGCGTCGATGCGAAGACCCCCGAGCGCGCCGGCATCCGCGACTCCACGACGCCGTACCAGCGCAATCCGTACACGCCGTGGGCGCAGGGCAAGGACACGGCTGCGTGGTCCTCGGTCCGCGCCCTCACCGATCCGCAGGCCGAGGGCGGGGAGTACTACTCGCCCACCGGGGCGTTGCGCGGGCAGCCGATCCGCATCACTCCGCTCGCGCGCACGCACGACCCCGACCCCGAGGCGGCGGCATCGGTCTGGGCGCAGCTGGAAGACCTCGCGGGCGTGACCATCCCGGTGCCTGCGCTGCGGTGA
- a CDS encoding cupin domain-containing protein: MTSASTFPGGIGVSELAVYDTAAVDGLSGGSPHMHLVSTEAYAVIGGRGALQTIDATGFRETPLSSGSVVWFTPGTIHRAINDGELRVMVLMSNAGLPEAGDAVMTFPPEHLVDAETYAAAASLDGPGGTAERGQRAERRRDLAVQGFLRLRDAVRDGRLEELRAFYAAAGALVRDASAEWGALVEEGPLAQARRSLDLAGRVAEGDVSHLALASVTAAPERAAEAAFGMCGRLHPRL; encoded by the coding sequence ATGACGTCGGCCTCGACGTTCCCCGGGGGCATCGGGGTCTCGGAGCTCGCGGTCTACGACACCGCCGCCGTCGACGGACTCAGCGGCGGGAGCCCGCACATGCATCTCGTGTCGACCGAGGCCTACGCCGTGATCGGCGGGCGCGGCGCGCTGCAGACGATCGACGCGACGGGATTCCGGGAGACGCCGCTGTCGTCGGGATCGGTGGTCTGGTTCACGCCGGGCACCATCCATCGAGCGATCAACGACGGCGAGCTGCGGGTCATGGTGCTCATGAGCAACGCCGGTCTGCCGGAGGCGGGGGATGCCGTGATGACGTTCCCGCCCGAGCACCTGGTGGATGCCGAGACCTATGCCGCAGCGGCGTCTCTCGACGGGCCGGGCGGGACGGCAGAGCGGGGGCAGCGCGCGGAACGGAGGCGAGACCTCGCGGTGCAGGGGTTCCTGCGGCTGCGGGATGCCGTGCGCGACGGCCGTCTGGAGGAGCTGCGCGCCTTCTACGCGGCGGCGGGGGCGCTGGTCCGCGACGCCAGTGCGGAGTGGGGGGCGCTCGTGGAGGAGGGGCCGCTCGCCCAGGCGCGCCGCAGTCTCGACCTGGCCGGCCGGGTGGCGGAGGGTGACGTGAGCCATCTGGCCCTCGCGTCCGTGACTGCGGCGCCGGAGCGCGCGGCGGAGGCGGCCTTCGGGATGTGCGGGCGACTGCATCCGCGTCTCTGA